A portion of the Acidisarcina polymorpha genome contains these proteins:
- a CDS encoding sensor histidine kinase, which yields MVDSKLILITLLVKLGVAAAISSALARSRSFQNLLFKENRTSTQTLGLLAWICIPLTLGVLVRITVQNFLAADIAFETVIILGVLLGPLAAVTGGMLLSLPAMLHHEYLTLPFNLAVALIAGIYGRLVTAEEVWSFSPFVDLSIYRWVRRNLRKPRFDRQILLLTLIVGMEIGREWLAAAYPRRLFALVPATWPVRLAVYACSAMVVGIPLKIWNAIRIERKLEEQKRLLLEARFDALQRQINPHFLFNTLNSIASLVRFRPEMAREMIVRLANILRALLKDHDTFVALREELNFTEDYLGIEVVRFGADKLRVVKEIDPATLEMMVPSMLLQPLIENSIKHGIEPRISGGTITMRSRLHESSMMIEVEDDGVGMTEKRQPAGSVGRKGSGIGMRNVRERLEVLYGEAARFDVTSRPGRGTRVTLEIPVMLNENGDPVLAVAPGRMIAPGGR from the coding sequence GTGGTCGATTCCAAGCTGATCCTGATAACGCTGCTGGTGAAACTCGGCGTCGCCGCGGCGATTTCGAGCGCCCTGGCGCGATCGCGAAGCTTTCAGAACTTGCTCTTCAAGGAAAATCGGACTAGCACGCAGACTCTTGGTCTGCTGGCATGGATCTGCATCCCGCTGACATTGGGAGTGTTGGTGCGGATCACCGTGCAGAACTTTCTGGCGGCGGACATCGCCTTTGAGACCGTGATCATTCTCGGCGTGTTGCTGGGGCCGCTGGCGGCAGTGACTGGGGGCATGCTGCTGTCACTGCCGGCGATGCTTCACCATGAATACCTCACCTTGCCGTTCAACCTGGCAGTGGCGCTGATCGCCGGCATTTACGGGCGTCTGGTCACAGCCGAAGAGGTCTGGTCGTTTTCGCCGTTCGTCGATCTAAGTATCTACCGGTGGGTGCGCCGCAACCTCCGAAAGCCCCGCTTTGACCGGCAGATTCTGCTGTTGACGTTGATTGTGGGCATGGAGATTGGGCGTGAGTGGCTGGCCGCGGCGTACCCTCGGAGGCTGTTTGCTCTGGTCCCGGCAACCTGGCCGGTCCGCCTGGCGGTCTATGCATGCTCTGCCATGGTTGTAGGCATTCCGTTGAAGATCTGGAATGCGATCCGCATCGAACGGAAACTTGAAGAGCAGAAGCGCCTGCTGCTGGAGGCGCGCTTCGATGCGCTGCAGCGGCAGATCAATCCCCATTTTCTCTTCAACACGTTGAACTCAATTGCATCGCTGGTGCGCTTCCGGCCGGAGATGGCGCGGGAGATGATTGTACGGCTGGCGAATATTCTGCGGGCCTTGCTGAAGGACCATGACACTTTCGTGGCGCTCCGGGAAGAGTTGAACTTCACCGAGGATTACCTCGGTATCGAGGTGGTGCGCTTTGGCGCCGACAAACTTCGAGTGGTGAAGGAAATCGATCCGGCAACCCTCGAGATGATGGTGCCGAGTATGTTGCTGCAGCCGTTGATCGAGAACAGTATCAAACACGGCATCGAGCCGCGCATCAGCGGAGGGACGATCACCATGCGCAGCCGACTGCACGAAAGCAGCATGATGATTGAAGTCGAAGATGATGGTGTGGGCATGACCGAGAAACGCCAGCCTGCTGGAAGCGTCGGTCGCAAAGGGTCAGGAATCGGGATGAGGAATGTTCGCGAACGGCTCGAAGTGCTTTACGGCGAGGCGGCTCGATTCGATGTGACCAGCCGTCCGGGGCGGGGAACTCGGGTGACGCTCGAGATCCCGGTGATGCTGAACGAAAACGGAGACCCGGTGCTGGCGGTGGCCCCCGGCCGCATGATTGCGCCAGGCGGCCGGTGA
- the ribA gene encoding GTP cyclohydrolase II: MPFESIKKVADADFPTRWGHFRILGYEGLLLGAKPCCDHSNVPVNEKEEMVALIMGDIYSAPPVVRIHSQCLTGDVFGSLRCDCRLQLELALKAIGDAGAGILLYEEKEGRGIGLMAKLRAYELQDQGLDTVQANLALGFRADCREFELPAEVLKDLGVHAVRLITNNPEKVEALELAGIRVVERISAEVEPLESFERYIQTKHEKMGHILDSLTERTVS, translated from the coding sequence ATGCCCTTTGAAAGTATCAAGAAAGTGGCGGACGCTGACTTTCCCACCCGTTGGGGCCATTTCCGGATCCTCGGGTATGAAGGCCTTCTTCTCGGCGCCAAGCCTTGCTGTGACCACTCCAACGTGCCTGTCAATGAAAAGGAAGAGATGGTCGCCCTGATCATGGGCGATATTTACAGCGCTCCTCCAGTCGTCCGCATCCATTCGCAATGCCTGACCGGCGACGTCTTCGGTTCGCTGCGGTGCGATTGCCGTCTGCAGCTTGAACTCGCGCTCAAGGCGATCGGCGACGCCGGGGCCGGCATCCTGCTCTACGAAGAGAAAGAGGGCCGCGGAATCGGTCTGATGGCCAAACTGCGCGCCTATGAACTCCAGGATCAGGGCCTCGATACCGTCCAAGCTAATCTGGCTCTTGGCTTTCGAGCCGATTGCCGTGAGTTCGAACTTCCTGCCGAAGTCCTCAAAGACCTCGGCGTCCATGCCGTTCGTCTTATCACCAACAATCCTGAAAAGGTCGAGGCACTGGAGTTGGCGGGCATTCGCGTGGTGGAACGCATTTCTGCGGAAGTGGAACCGCTCGAGTCCTTTGAACGCTACATTCAGACCAAGCACGAAAAAATGGGTCACATTCTTGATAGCCTAACGGAACGCACTGTGAGTTAA
- a CDS encoding YXWGXW repeat-containing protein, with the protein MKIARYFRNLLLAAVVLAVPAASFAGIFISVGIAPPPLPVYEQPPIPGDGYLWTPGYWAWSDDGGYYWVPGTWVQPPQVGFLWTPGYWGWNNGFYAFNAGYWGPHIGFYGGVNYGFGYGGVGYEGGYWDRGHFAYNRSVTNVTNVHVTNVYNKTVINNVNVDRTSFNGGTGGIQARPTAQEQAAVRENHVPPTTIQQQHVTQAQTNPQLRASVNGGKPAIAATARPADFKSAVPARQAGGQVNTAVYKAAAENKGKLPPNMKDPGSVPANHAANTPAARPVTPTATTGRPATPEIRPAPGTPAANTSRPAVNNRPTPAPAAPASTRPEPATRPQPVARPEQTQQPRPPTQPNYSQPRPEQTQQPRPPTQPNYSQPRPEPQPRPQAEPRPQPQARPESQPRPESRPPAEHSAPHESPRH; encoded by the coding sequence ATGAAAATTGCTCGTTACTTTCGCAACCTACTGCTCGCAGCCGTCGTCCTGGCTGTCCCGGCGGCGTCCTTTGCCGGCATCTTCATCTCGGTCGGTATTGCTCCCCCTCCATTACCGGTTTACGAGCAGCCTCCCATTCCCGGCGACGGCTATCTTTGGACCCCCGGCTATTGGGCCTGGAGCGATGACGGCGGCTACTACTGGGTTCCCGGGACCTGGGTTCAGCCCCCGCAAGTCGGCTTCCTCTGGACGCCAGGGTACTGGGGATGGAATAACGGCTTCTATGCCTTCAACGCGGGATATTGGGGTCCGCACATCGGCTTCTACGGCGGCGTGAACTATGGCTTCGGCTACGGCGGCGTCGGCTATGAAGGCGGCTATTGGGATCGCGGCCACTTTGCCTATAACCGGTCTGTGACCAACGTGACCAACGTGCACGTCACCAATGTCTACAACAAGACTGTTATCAATAACGTGAACGTCGACCGCACCAGCTTCAATGGCGGTACCGGTGGCATCCAGGCCCGTCCGACGGCCCAGGAACAAGCCGCGGTTCGCGAGAACCACGTCCCGCCGACGACGATCCAGCAGCAGCACGTGACCCAGGCCCAAACCAATCCTCAACTCCGCGCCTCGGTGAACGGTGGCAAACCCGCCATCGCCGCAACTGCCCGGCCGGCAGACTTCAAGAGCGCCGTTCCTGCGCGCCAAGCCGGAGGACAGGTCAACACTGCGGTTTACAAGGCGGCAGCGGAAAATAAGGGCAAACTACCTCCCAACATGAAAGACCCGGGCAGCGTCCCGGCCAACCATGCCGCTAATACTCCGGCGGCTCGCCCGGTGACCCCGACCGCCACGACCGGCCGTCCAGCGACCCCCGAGATCCGGCCGGCACCCGGCACCCCGGCGGCCAATACCAGTCGTCCGGCAGTGAACAACCGGCCTACCCCGGCTCCAGCGGCGCCCGCTTCGACCCGGCCTGAGCCGGCAACCCGGCCCCAACCGGTCGCGCGGCCTGAACAGACTCAGCAGCCAAGGCCGCCCACCCAGCCGAACTACTCTCAGCCACGGCCGGAGCAGACTCAGCAGCCAAGGCCGCCCACCCAGCCGAACTACTCCCAGCCACGGCCGGAACCTCAGCCCAGGCCCCAAGCGGAACCCCGCCCTCAGCCTCAGGCCAGACCGGAGTCTCAGCCCCGGCCAGAATCACGGCCCCCGGCCGAGCACAGCGCACCTCACGAATCGCCGCGGCACTAA
- a CDS encoding (deoxy)nucleoside triphosphate pyrophosphohydrolase translates to MNAAKSQDANPPVASHEPEVNREAQAAEKNVRLVAVALILRGHEVLICQRRPDQPMALKWEFPGGKMEPGESAEQALARELDEELGIHAKIGSRITRTRHTYRSGSSVDLQFFAVHEFAGEITNRIFNDLRWCDLADLPTYDFLAADRNLVRELAAGKLL, encoded by the coding sequence GTGAATGCAGCGAAATCACAAGACGCGAATCCCCCCGTTGCCAGCCATGAGCCCGAAGTCAACCGAGAGGCGCAGGCTGCCGAGAAAAATGTTCGATTAGTCGCGGTAGCGCTGATTCTCAGGGGACACGAGGTGCTGATCTGTCAGCGGCGTCCAGACCAGCCGATGGCTCTGAAATGGGAGTTCCCGGGCGGCAAGATGGAGCCGGGCGAGAGCGCAGAGCAAGCGCTGGCGCGAGAACTCGATGAAGAGCTTGGCATTCATGCCAAAATCGGCAGTCGTATCACCCGCACGCGACATACTTATCGCAGCGGGAGCTCAGTAGACTTGCAGTTCTTTGCGGTGCACGAATTCGCCGGTGAGATCACTAATCGGATCTTCAACGACCTCCGCTGGTGTGACCTGGCGGATTTGCCGACCTACGATTTCTTGGCTGCTGACCGCAACCTGGTTCGTGAGCTAGCGGCGGGGAAATTGCTTTAA
- a CDS encoding HAD family hydrolase, translating to MTSVQTLPVVRLTTPEFFGSVLSPWPAIAVFDCDGTLWGGDAGYGFMVWSLESGLVSRNASDWIDSRYRLYLSGDVSEEAMCGEMVQVYAGLREDELRKATAEYFHTQIEPQIFPEMRELVAQLRAAGTEIWAVSSTNNWLIEEGVRDFGISPERVLAARVRVKAGSITSELLDVPTDKGKALSLARVGVTAPDVVFGNSIHDAAMLSIAKRAYPVNATPALLQIAAEKGWPVFYPQSTLGN from the coding sequence TTGACAAGTGTTCAAACATTACCGGTAGTACGGTTGACGACTCCTGAATTCTTTGGGTCGGTACTGTCGCCGTGGCCGGCAATCGCCGTCTTCGATTGCGACGGCACGCTTTGGGGAGGCGATGCCGGCTATGGATTCATGGTATGGTCGCTCGAGTCCGGCTTGGTGTCACGCAACGCCAGCGATTGGATCGACTCTCGCTATCGCCTCTATCTGAGCGGCGATGTCAGCGAGGAGGCGATGTGCGGCGAGATGGTCCAGGTGTATGCGGGTTTGCGTGAGGACGAGCTACGCAAAGCCACGGCCGAATATTTTCATACTCAGATCGAACCTCAAATTTTTCCCGAGATGCGGGAGTTGGTAGCCCAGTTGCGGGCTGCAGGCACGGAGATCTGGGCGGTCAGTTCGACGAATAACTGGCTGATCGAAGAAGGTGTAAGGGATTTTGGCATTTCGCCGGAACGGGTGCTTGCCGCACGCGTCCGGGTCAAGGCAGGTTCGATCACCAGTGAATTGCTGGATGTGCCGACTGATAAAGGAAAGGCATTGTCACTGGCCCGCGTGGGCGTGACTGCACCGGATGTGGTCTTTGGCAACTCGATCCACGATGCGGCCATGTTGTCGATCGCCAAGCGCGCGTATCCAGTCAATGCGACACCAGCGTTGTTACAAATTGCCGCGGAAAAAGGTTGGCCGGTGTTTTATCCTCAATCAACTTTGGGAAATTGA
- a CDS encoding tyrosine recombinase: MPAPGNSELLREYLLYLRIEKGLRPLTCEAYERDLTQFAEFLESENALLLTARQQHITGFLDHLRRHGVESRSAARKLSCLRGLYRWLLLDKRIQHDPTVNLESLSTWKVLPKSLAESEVASMMEHASVAAHHPQAEGIAIRNHAILELLYAGALRVSELTNLRIEDLSLNEGRVRLRGKGDKERVVPLGAPAVQALEAYLHRGRPQPSGNAKDSRLFLSERGRPLSRQWIWRLVKASDGAASPHKLRHSCATHMVEHGADLRSVQILLGHADIATTQVYTHLALGRLKAVHRAHHPRSRRIADSTPDVPA, from the coding sequence ATGCCCGCGCCCGGCAATTCAGAACTTCTGCGTGAATACCTGCTTTACCTGCGCATCGAAAAGGGGCTGCGGCCGCTCACTTGTGAGGCCTACGAACGCGACCTGACTCAGTTCGCCGAATTCCTCGAGTCCGAGAATGCGTTGCTTCTAACCGCCCGGCAGCAGCATATCACCGGCTTCCTCGATCATCTCCGCAGACACGGAGTTGAATCGCGGTCGGCGGCCCGCAAGCTTTCCTGTCTCCGCGGACTCTATCGCTGGCTGCTGCTCGATAAGCGTATTCAGCACGACCCAACCGTCAATCTGGAGTCTCTCTCGACATGGAAGGTGTTACCGAAGTCGCTCGCGGAATCTGAGGTCGCATCCATGATGGAGCACGCGTCCGTTGCCGCCCATCATCCCCAGGCTGAAGGAATTGCCATTCGCAATCACGCCATTCTCGAACTTCTCTACGCTGGAGCGCTGCGGGTCTCTGAACTCACCAACCTCCGCATCGAAGACCTGTCACTCAATGAAGGCCGCGTTCGGCTCCGCGGAAAAGGCGATAAGGAGCGGGTGGTGCCGCTTGGCGCACCCGCAGTTCAGGCCCTTGAGGCTTATCTGCACCGAGGCCGCCCGCAGCCGAGCGGCAATGCCAAAGACTCTAGGCTCTTCCTCTCCGAACGCGGCCGGCCGCTCTCGCGCCAATGGATCTGGCGGCTCGTCAAGGCCAGTGACGGCGCCGCCAGCCCGCACAAGCTGCGCCATAGCTGCGCCACCCATATGGTGGAACACGGGGCCGACCTGCGCAGCGTGCAGATCCTTCTCGGCCACGCCGACATCGCCACCACCCAGGTCTATACCCATCTCGCCCTCGGCCGTCTCAAAGCTGTGCACCGCGCTCACCATCCCCGCTCCCGCCGCATCGCCGATAGCACCCCGGATGTTCCCGCGTGA
- a CDS encoding tyrosine-type recombinase/integrase — MSTQPALAQLAEDFLVALAGERSASPHTLRAYHRELHNFVDYSIEEHGVSTAPTDIDHKHIRAYLGELYGRELSKASVARALAALRSWFKWMARHGHVAQNTAALVSTPKLPKHLPRVPSIEQMNRTVDSLANKPAARPAKGRQAETSAWPERDRVIFELLYGCGIRNAELTGLNLADIHWANEVILVRGKGRKQRYVPLGDAAAEAIRIYQPQRESRLALAKKSTPALLVNHRLRAHQAGEVRLTTRSVGRIVKRLAQANGLSADTHPHTLRHAFGTHMLEEGADLRAIQELLGHERLSTTQRYTQLTTAQITQVYDRTHPRAK; from the coding sequence GTGAGCACTCAACCGGCGCTTGCCCAGCTCGCCGAAGACTTCCTCGTCGCCCTCGCCGGGGAACGCTCCGCCTCGCCCCATACCCTCCGCGCCTACCATCGCGAACTTCACAACTTCGTGGATTACTCGATCGAAGAACACGGTGTCTCCACTGCCCCGACCGACATCGATCACAAACATATTCGCGCCTATCTTGGGGAACTCTATGGTCGCGAACTCTCCAAAGCATCCGTAGCTCGCGCCCTCGCTGCCCTGCGCTCCTGGTTCAAGTGGATGGCGCGTCACGGGCATGTCGCACAAAACACCGCCGCGCTGGTCTCGACCCCCAAGCTGCCAAAGCATCTGCCCCGCGTCCCATCCATCGAGCAGATGAACCGCACCGTCGATTCGCTGGCGAACAAGCCGGCCGCCAGGCCCGCGAAAGGCCGCCAGGCCGAGACCTCAGCGTGGCCCGAGCGCGACCGCGTGATCTTCGAACTTCTCTATGGCTGCGGCATCCGCAACGCCGAACTCACCGGCCTCAACCTTGCCGACATTCACTGGGCCAACGAAGTCATCCTCGTCCGCGGCAAAGGCCGCAAGCAGCGCTACGTTCCCCTGGGCGATGCTGCCGCCGAGGCCATCCGCATTTATCAGCCACAGCGCGAATCCAGACTCGCACTGGCAAAGAAATCCACTCCGGCGCTGCTGGTCAACCACCGCCTCCGTGCCCACCAGGCCGGCGAAGTCCGTCTGACGACCCGAAGCGTCGGCCGCATCGTCAAACGTCTGGCGCAGGCCAACGGGCTCTCCGCCGACACTCACCCGCACACTCTCCGTCACGCCTTTGGAACCCACATGCTCGAAGAAGGCGCCGACCTTCGCGCCATCCAGGAACTATTGGGCCACGAGCGCCTCTCGACCACTCAGCGCTACACTCAGCTCACCACCGCGCAGATCACCCAGGTCTATGACCGGACGCATCCCCGTGCGAAATAG
- a CDS encoding ABC transporter permease: protein MESLSRDLRIAVRQLLKSPGFTLIAVLMLAFGIGATTAIFSIVEGVLLRPLPFPEPDRLVVLGDILQGAGISPDSGGTVTAPDVRNYTRDTNSFTSLGGYNNTNFELSGSGDPAIVYAARLSAGVFPALGVAPLLGRVFTQEEDEGHQQLVVLGYPMWQDRFHGDPHIIGKKILLDRKPYVVIGVMPAGFEFPIIPGHLDRSELWVPMSFAPDQFLNGASNWGYRMVGRLRRGVTSARATEDAERVAEETMRSYPGFMRSLHIRAKVTPLQDDAVHEVRVQIRTLFLAVLVVLLIACANLAGLLLVRAIRRQRELAVRIALGAGATTLLRQTVLESMVLTVSGGVVGLVMAAVALRVGRSLLPETLPRLNEIGLDWVVVGFAMLLALVTGGLCGLAPAFAAIRTSVSAALKEGGRMGTLGGGFSRLRSALVIAEIAVAMALLTASGLLLRSFEKMRSVELGFRPDHLDVGAYSLPRKQYATQAAVNEFDDEMLRRLARLPGVKAVGLTNAFPASGFHSSNAFVVEGYTPPKNAGLSLASALFVEGDYFRAMGISLLRGRLFTPEDKSDSQLVVIVNQKLAEHYWPGQDPVGKRMRLGLPETPTPWLVVVGVVGDVKLGSPDEETTDQMYEPATQEITAAGTLVTAAELAGDVGYITVRTELAPEQMENAIRATVQSIDSQLPLTQVQTMEHAVSGSETSRKFNTALISAFAAAAVVLAVLGVYSVIAFSVALRAHELAIRMALGSQRGAIVRLVLISGAKLGLAGCAIGLVAALAASQLLQSLLFEVSAFDPAVLGLAALTVISMTLMACLLPARRAASTDPLRALRAE from the coding sequence ATGGAGTCTCTTTCCCGTGATCTGAGGATCGCGGTGCGGCAACTGCTGAAGTCCCCGGGCTTTACTTTGATCGCGGTGTTGATGCTGGCGTTCGGGATCGGTGCGACGACGGCTATATTTTCCATCGTTGAGGGGGTGTTGCTGCGGCCGCTGCCATTTCCTGAGCCGGATCGGCTGGTGGTGCTCGGAGATATTCTGCAGGGTGCAGGCATCAGTCCGGATTCGGGGGGCACCGTCACCGCCCCGGATGTTCGGAATTACACCCGAGACACCAACAGTTTCACCAGCCTGGGCGGGTACAACAATACAAATTTTGAGCTTTCCGGCAGCGGGGATCCCGCCATTGTTTATGCGGCTCGTCTGAGCGCTGGAGTATTTCCAGCCCTAGGCGTCGCACCCTTGCTTGGACGCGTGTTCACCCAAGAGGAGGACGAGGGGCATCAACAGCTGGTGGTCCTCGGTTATCCCATGTGGCAGGACCGCTTCCACGGAGACCCTCACATCATTGGGAAGAAGATTCTGCTGGATCGAAAGCCCTATGTCGTCATCGGGGTTATGCCGGCGGGGTTCGAGTTCCCCATCATTCCCGGCCACCTGGACCGCAGCGAACTGTGGGTGCCGATGAGCTTCGCCCCCGACCAGTTCTTGAACGGAGCTTCCAACTGGGGCTACCGAATGGTAGGCAGGCTCAGACGAGGGGTGACGTCGGCCCGAGCGACCGAGGACGCCGAGCGAGTCGCTGAAGAGACCATGCGGAGTTATCCAGGCTTCATGCGCAGCCTGCATATTCGCGCCAAAGTAACTCCTCTCCAGGACGATGCGGTACACGAGGTGCGAGTGCAGATTCGGACGCTCTTTCTAGCAGTCCTGGTGGTGCTGCTGATTGCCTGCGCAAACCTGGCGGGATTGTTGCTGGTCAGAGCCATTCGCAGGCAGAGGGAATTGGCCGTACGGATCGCTCTGGGCGCGGGAGCAACGACGTTGTTGCGGCAGACGGTGCTCGAAAGCATGGTGCTGACGGTGAGCGGCGGGGTAGTGGGGCTGGTCATGGCTGCGGTTGCGCTTCGGGTGGGCCGAAGTCTGTTGCCGGAGACGCTGCCACGGTTGAACGAGATCGGGCTGGACTGGGTGGTGGTTGGGTTTGCGATGCTTCTGGCGTTGGTGACCGGAGGATTGTGCGGACTGGCGCCCGCGTTTGCTGCGATCCGGACGAGTGTAAGCGCGGCGCTCAAGGAAGGTGGCCGGATGGGTACCTTGGGGGGCGGCTTTTCGCGGCTGCGTTCGGCCTTGGTGATCGCCGAGATTGCCGTTGCGATGGCCCTCTTGACGGCTTCGGGACTTTTGCTGCGCAGCTTCGAAAAGATGCGGAGCGTCGAATTAGGCTTTCGCCCCGACCACCTTGATGTAGGGGCGTATTCGCTGCCGAGGAAGCAGTATGCGACGCAGGCGGCCGTGAACGAATTCGATGATGAGATGCTGCGCCGCCTGGCTCGACTTCCTGGAGTGAAAGCCGTGGGATTGACGAATGCGTTTCCCGCTTCGGGATTCCATAGCAGCAACGCCTTCGTGGTGGAAGGCTATACGCCGCCGAAGAATGCCGGCCTGAGCCTGGCATCGGCCCTATTTGTAGAGGGGGACTACTTCCGGGCCATGGGCATCTCGCTTTTGCGGGGGCGGCTGTTTACACCGGAGGATAAATCAGATTCACAGCTCGTGGTAATCGTGAACCAGAAGCTCGCTGAGCACTACTGGCCAGGCCAAGACCCGGTCGGCAAACGAATGAGGTTGGGACTGCCGGAGACGCCGACGCCCTGGCTGGTCGTCGTTGGCGTAGTGGGAGACGTCAAGCTGGGATCTCCCGACGAAGAGACCACCGACCAGATGTATGAACCAGCGACGCAGGAAATTACGGCAGCCGGGACGCTTGTCACGGCTGCCGAGTTGGCCGGCGACGTGGGGTATATCACCGTGCGCACCGAGCTTGCGCCGGAGCAGATGGAGAATGCAATACGCGCGACCGTGCAGTCGATCGATTCTCAGCTGCCGCTGACCCAGGTGCAAACGATGGAGCACGCCGTCTCCGGCAGTGAGACTTCGCGCAAGTTCAATACGGCGCTGATCTCGGCGTTTGCCGCAGCCGCCGTGGTGCTGGCGGTACTTGGTGTTTATAGCGTGATCGCCTTCTCGGTCGCGCTGCGCGCGCATGAACTCGCGATTCGCATGGCTTTAGGTTCGCAGCGTGGAGCAATCGTGCGCCTGGTGTTGATTTCAGGCGCCAAGCTGGGGCTGGCAGGTTGCGCCATTGGCCTGGTTGCGGCGTTAGCGGCTTCACAGCTGCTGCAATCCTTATTGTTCGAGGTGAGTGCTTTCGATCCGGCGGTGTTGGGTTTGGCCGCGCTGACGGTGATATCGATGACGTTGATGGCGTGCTTGTTGCCGGCGCGCCGGGCAGCTTCTACCGATCCACTGCGGGCGTTGCGCGCCGAGTAA